A genomic region of Rhodohalobacter sp. SW132 contains the following coding sequences:
- a CDS encoding transcriptional regulator, giving the protein MKLSFDDLHKAFESRVRLGIMSALAVNDTLDFTSLKEFLDVTDGNLATHIKKLEKEGFVESKKAFIDNKPNTKYSMTKDGKTAFDEHLKVLEDIINSTK; this is encoded by the coding sequence ATGAAACTATCCTTCGACGACCTTCATAAAGCATTCGAAAGCCGGGTTCGACTTGGAATCATGTCGGCATTGGCCGTGAATGATACGCTCGATTTTACATCTCTGAAGGAGTTTCTGGATGTGACGGATGGTAATCTGGCAACCCATATCAAAAAACTTGAAAAGGAGGGTTTTGTTGAATCAAAGAAAGCATTTATCGATAACAAACCCAACACCAAGTACTCTATGACAAAGGATGGAAAAACAGCTTTTGACGAACACCTGAAGGTGTTGGAAGACATCATAAACTCAACAAAATGA
- a CDS encoding PAS domain S-box protein gives MKIKNTNFLFAENPNPMWIFDPTDLTIKEVNDAACVLYGYSKEEFLGLTIADLRPEDEVPRLMKEVSKRIDSFSNAGIWTHRKKCGELFYVRVHSHPISMEGKKFKLVVAYDVTNKIQYREELEMLLDNSLDGIMLTSPEGSIYRANNAACQILGMSEEEVIGLGRDGLVDKDEKLQKALQRREKTGEFSGELTFIHSSGQKIPVELTSSVFKNLQGQSRTSIIFRDITQRKQTEQKLKDVIDHSTNLFYRHDVNHVLTYVSQQSEEFLGCSPEKAIQNWSEFITEHPVNKKGIKHTQKAIETGETQPPFELQLKKITGEKIWVQVHEAPIVEDGKTVAIVGSLTDITRQKKYENQLQESLERYHYASKATNDAIYEWDIKNDQHHFGEGFKEIFGHNTVKESISLKEYTDFVHPDDHPSALKSLNKALKDPSQEHWRHEYRFENSIGEYAHVIENAHIIRNNEGVAVRMIGAIRDVTKQKELEQLLDQAYSVGRIGVWELDLKNNNVFWSTITKELHEVEPDYEPELETAINFYKEGKNRALIQEAVSYAIEKGVPWDEELLIITAKGNERWVRAKGEPEVIEGQCRRIYGIFQDIHERKEAHLNMLDALQERQRILERITEAFFAVNKEWTVTYWNHQAEKMLGLTRTDALGNNLWKLFPEAKKLGFFQQYKKALEQQIPVNFEEYYPPLNAWFEVHGYPSKDGLSVFFRDITSRKNNQIELKQAYKEKETILESIDDGFFAVNRDWIVTYWNNAAERKLETPRDMILGQNLWEVFDDAIDLPSYTNYHRVMNKRISIDFEDYYAPLDRWYDISAYPSKEGISVYFKDITQHKKSEAQLRESLKEKETLLAEIHHRVKNNLAVVSSLMMLQSFQEDDESLKEKLNDSVSRIKTIGNIHELLYKSESFSKLNLDENIKKLVDDIALTYQPVSSININFNVQKIELNINQAIPVSLIVNEVVTNMFKHAFVGKEKGNIWISLSEKNETIYLVLSDDGIGLPVDLNISKNPNSLGMQLIDTLAQQLEGEFKYETTDGKTNFKLTFTKKEVKGSGSNLM, from the coding sequence ATGAAAATTAAAAATACTAACTTCTTATTTGCTGAGAATCCTAATCCTATGTGGATCTTTGACCCCACAGATTTAACCATAAAAGAGGTCAATGATGCAGCCTGTGTTCTATACGGATACTCCAAGGAGGAATTTCTGGGATTAACGATCGCAGACCTTAGACCTGAGGATGAGGTTCCAAGGTTAATGAAGGAAGTTTCAAAGCGCATTGACTCTTTTAGCAATGCAGGCATTTGGACCCATCGTAAAAAGTGCGGGGAGCTGTTTTATGTTCGTGTACACTCGCATCCTATTTCAATGGAAGGCAAGAAGTTCAAATTGGTTGTGGCCTATGATGTGACAAACAAAATCCAATATCGGGAAGAGCTGGAAATGTTGTTGGATAATAGTCTGGATGGCATTATGCTCACCAGCCCTGAAGGTAGTATTTACAGAGCTAACAATGCGGCATGCCAGATACTAGGAATGTCTGAAGAGGAGGTTATAGGTTTAGGACGAGATGGGCTGGTCGATAAAGATGAAAAACTTCAAAAAGCTCTTCAAAGACGTGAAAAAACTGGGGAATTTTCAGGTGAGTTGACGTTCATCCACAGTTCTGGACAAAAAATACCAGTTGAATTGACATCATCTGTTTTCAAAAATCTCCAGGGACAGTCTCGAACCAGCATCATTTTCCGGGATATCACCCAGCGAAAACAGACTGAGCAGAAACTGAAGGATGTCATTGACCACAGCACCAATTTGTTTTATCGGCATGATGTAAATCATGTACTTACCTACGTGAGTCAGCAGTCAGAGGAATTTTTAGGATGCTCTCCGGAAAAAGCCATACAAAATTGGTCAGAGTTTATTACAGAGCACCCAGTTAATAAAAAAGGCATTAAACATACTCAAAAAGCTATTGAAACCGGTGAGACGCAACCTCCTTTTGAATTACAGTTAAAAAAAATAACCGGTGAAAAGATTTGGGTTCAGGTACATGAAGCACCAATTGTGGAAGATGGAAAGACCGTGGCTATTGTGGGTTCACTCACAGATATTACCCGGCAAAAAAAATACGAGAATCAATTACAAGAGAGCCTGGAGCGATACCATTACGCATCCAAAGCTACAAATGATGCTATTTATGAATGGGATATCAAAAATGATCAACACCACTTTGGAGAAGGATTCAAGGAAATATTTGGTCATAATACTGTTAAAGAGAGCATTTCACTTAAAGAGTACACCGATTTTGTTCATCCTGATGATCATCCTTCGGCTTTAAAATCCTTGAATAAAGCTCTAAAAGATCCATCTCAAGAGCATTGGCGTCACGAATACAGGTTCGAAAATTCTATTGGTGAGTATGCTCATGTCATAGAAAATGCACATATCATTCGCAATAATGAGGGTGTAGCTGTTCGCATGATTGGAGCTATCCGAGATGTCACAAAACAAAAAGAGTTAGAACAACTGCTTGATCAGGCATATTCAGTGGGTCGAATCGGGGTTTGGGAGTTAGACCTGAAAAATAATAACGTTTTTTGGTCAACAATAACCAAAGAATTACATGAAGTTGAACCGGATTATGAACCCGAATTAGAAACAGCCATTAATTTCTACAAGGAAGGAAAAAATAGGGCCCTCATTCAAGAAGCTGTTAGCTACGCGATTGAAAAAGGTGTACCGTGGGATGAGGAACTTCTGATTATCACCGCTAAAGGTAACGAACGATGGGTTCGAGCCAAAGGTGAACCTGAAGTGATAGAAGGCCAGTGTCGGCGAATATATGGAATCTTTCAGGATATCCATGAACGCAAAGAAGCCCATCTGAATATGCTGGATGCTCTGCAAGAACGTCAACGTATTTTGGAGCGCATAACCGAAGCCTTTTTTGCTGTAAATAAGGAATGGACAGTTACCTACTGGAATCATCAAGCGGAGAAAATGCTTGGTTTAACCCGCACAGATGCTTTAGGGAATAATCTGTGGAAATTATTTCCAGAAGCAAAGAAATTGGGTTTTTTCCAACAATACAAGAAAGCGCTTGAACAGCAAATACCTGTCAATTTTGAAGAGTATTACCCACCCCTAAACGCCTGGTTCGAAGTACACGGATACCCCTCTAAAGATGGTCTCAGTGTGTTTTTTCGAGATATTACTTCTCGAAAAAATAATCAAATTGAACTTAAACAAGCCTACAAAGAAAAAGAAACTATTCTCGAAAGTATTGATGACGGTTTTTTTGCTGTAAATAGAGATTGGATCGTTACATATTGGAATAATGCAGCCGAACGTAAGTTGGAAACACCCCGGGATATGATCTTGGGACAAAATTTATGGGAAGTGTTTGATGATGCGATTGATCTGCCCTCATACACTAATTACCACCGAGTGATGAACAAACGTATCTCCATAGATTTCGAAGATTATTATGCTCCTTTAGACCGATGGTATGATATTAGCGCTTATCCTTCTAAAGAAGGAATTTCAGTTTATTTCAAAGACATAACCCAACATAAGAAAAGTGAAGCTCAACTAAGGGAGTCCCTTAAAGAAAAGGAAACACTGCTCGCGGAGATCCATCACCGTGTGAAAAATAATTTAGCCGTTGTGTCCAGTTTGATGATGTTACAATCATTTCAAGAGGACGATGAATCACTAAAAGAGAAGTTGAACGATAGTGTAAGTCGTATAAAAACTATCGGAAATATCCATGAACTACTGTATAAATCGGAGAGCTTTTCGAAACTGAACCTTGATGAGAACATCAAAAAATTAGTCGATGATATAGCACTTACATATCAACCTGTCAGTTCAATTAATATCAATTTTAATGTGCAGAAAATAGAACTCAATATTAATCAGGCGATACCGGTTTCACTTATAGTAAATGAAGTTGTCACCAATATGTTTAAACATGCTTTTGTTGGAAAGGAAAAAGGAAATATATGGATATCGTTATCAGAAAAGAATGAGACAATTTACCTTGTATTATCAGATGACGGCATAGGATTACCGGTAGATTTAAATATTTCAAAGAATCCAAATTCCCTGGGTATGCAGTTGATAGATACTCTTGCTCAACAATTAGAAGGAGAATTTAAGTATGAGACTACAGATGGAAAAACAAATTTCAAACTGACATTTACTAAAAAAGAGGTTAAAGGCTCTGGTAGTAACCTTATGTAA
- a CDS encoding PEP-CTERM sorting domain-containing protein (PEP-CTERM proteins occur, often in large numbers, in the proteomes of bacteria that also encode an exosortase, a predicted intramembrane cysteine proteinase. The presence of a PEP-CTERM domain at a protein's C-terminus predicts cleavage within the sorting domain, followed by covalent anchoring to some some component of the (usually Gram-negative) cell surface. Many PEP-CTERM proteins exhibit an unusual sequence composition that includes large numbers of potential glycosylation sites. Expression of one such protein has been shown restore the ability of a bacterium to form floc, a type of biofilm.) has translation MNENQNKSSIAHRLIPFLLVIIGISMMVYMIIVEDEPGAIPLLMIVAGTVWYLLCRRRLRNRSMFDI, from the coding sequence ATGAATGAAAACCAAAATAAATCCTCCATAGCCCACAGACTGATTCCTTTTCTTCTTGTCATAATTGGCATCTCTATGATGGTATACATGATTATAGTGGAAGATGAGCCTGGCGCAATTCCGCTTCTGATGATCGTAGCCGGTACGGTGTGGTATTTACTTTGTCGACGAAGGCTTCGTAACAGAAGCATGTTTGACATATAA
- a CDS encoding AAA family ATPase — translation MKLKSIKLHPFAGIRDKEFQFENGLNVLLGPNEAGKSTVFHAILNGLLTTTSLTAKQVDDTMGLFFPVSGGDTIRVTLVLEDEQKSEVRIAKTWKKGTRNGSASLHLPDGTEITDEEEIQKQIEELLPVSPATMKTILLADQSGLHHTIREMEKEDKVRKELGDLLRQNLMETGGVSVDRFRELLDTRYDEYFKRWDRDQDYPENNRGINNPYKVGTGKILDAYYQKEQLRLDLEEAKRFENELDQLNEQLSELVNRQKEKKEEFEKLEPLKKGISQRKDKEQRLENAELKKKSLLEISQKWPVLEDRIKNLEPKKKEQQDKIEKLQIEQKKAQNKQRAEQLKAKIKKLEELSVKVGDAKKEVEEAKKVEQSDVQELRKLKNEISNLKNRIEGARLTLRIEAESEQNFGFTEAGNPEEKIEARQGKTIEKKASGGFTLSMDGVKIDVFSGEGDLEEVVKTVSGKEQELKNQLEKLNVDSLQSAESVAELYRQNQQELSKVESLYQSELGDDDIEKLKTELEELGDLDQVRSVSEISDDLVDARTAFEGLKKDAEAAQDQIAEWQKEYDSVEDVIMELAETSKFMKDLKAEIEELPELPSGFESADEFIEKVESLDREIRDVEQKISEKKIEKANLEKDAPDTSSEELEKMKEEAESEFERIHKEGETLARVRERTQNLLESMDANTYSGLEKSFLNWLQKMVKGRFEEIQMNGDLPSTFTTDDCRPLTYSLLSHGTKDTVALAWRFALTEHFLQDQSGFIILDDPMVDMDPDRRELASNAIEEFSKEQQVLVMTCHPEHGELLKHQTHVEIQS, via the coding sequence ATGAAATTGAAATCCATTAAACTCCACCCCTTTGCCGGTATCCGTGACAAAGAGTTTCAATTTGAAAATGGATTGAACGTACTGCTTGGCCCGAACGAAGCGGGGAAGTCAACCGTGTTTCATGCCATCTTGAATGGGCTTCTGACGACCACTTCCTTGACGGCTAAGCAGGTCGATGATACGATGGGCCTGTTTTTTCCGGTTTCGGGCGGAGATACCATACGGGTTACTCTTGTACTTGAAGATGAACAAAAATCAGAAGTCCGGATCGCTAAAACCTGGAAGAAAGGAACCCGGAACGGCAGTGCAAGCCTGCATCTGCCGGACGGAACGGAGATCACAGACGAAGAAGAGATTCAAAAACAGATCGAGGAGTTGTTACCGGTCTCTCCGGCCACGATGAAAACTATTCTTCTGGCCGATCAATCCGGCCTGCATCACACGATTCGTGAGATGGAGAAAGAAGATAAAGTCCGTAAAGAGCTGGGCGATCTACTGCGGCAGAATTTAATGGAGACCGGCGGAGTGTCTGTCGATCGCTTTCGGGAGCTGCTGGATACAAGATATGACGAATACTTTAAGCGGTGGGATCGGGACCAGGATTATCCCGAAAATAACCGTGGAATCAACAATCCCTATAAAGTGGGTACCGGTAAAATACTGGATGCGTATTATCAGAAAGAACAGTTGCGGCTTGATCTTGAAGAAGCTAAGCGTTTTGAAAATGAGCTGGATCAGCTGAATGAACAGCTTTCCGAGTTGGTTAATCGCCAAAAAGAGAAGAAGGAAGAGTTTGAGAAGCTGGAGCCGCTGAAGAAGGGAATCAGCCAAAGAAAGGATAAAGAGCAGCGGTTAGAAAATGCGGAGCTGAAGAAAAAGAGCTTACTTGAGATCAGCCAAAAATGGCCCGTTTTAGAAGATCGAATCAAGAATCTGGAGCCAAAGAAGAAAGAGCAGCAGGATAAAATTGAGAAACTTCAGATAGAGCAAAAGAAAGCTCAGAATAAGCAGCGTGCCGAACAGCTTAAGGCAAAAATCAAAAAGCTGGAAGAGCTCTCTGTAAAGGTGGGGGATGCAAAAAAAGAGGTTGAAGAAGCTAAAAAAGTTGAGCAGTCCGATGTACAGGAATTACGAAAGCTAAAAAATGAGATCAGCAACCTGAAGAACCGGATTGAAGGAGCTCGGTTAACGTTGCGTATTGAGGCAGAGTCAGAACAGAACTTTGGATTCACCGAGGCCGGGAATCCGGAAGAAAAGATTGAGGCTAGGCAGGGTAAGACGATTGAGAAGAAGGCCTCCGGTGGATTTACTCTTTCTATGGATGGGGTAAAGATAGATGTATTTTCCGGGGAAGGCGATCTTGAAGAGGTCGTAAAAACCGTTTCGGGAAAAGAGCAAGAACTGAAGAATCAGCTTGAGAAGCTGAATGTGGATTCCCTTCAAAGTGCCGAGTCAGTGGCAGAACTCTACCGTCAAAACCAGCAAGAGTTGAGCAAGGTGGAAAGCCTGTATCAATCTGAACTGGGTGATGATGATATTGAGAAATTAAAAACCGAACTGGAAGAGCTTGGCGATTTGGACCAGGTGAGATCAGTAAGTGAAATCAGCGATGACCTTGTTGATGCCCGGACTGCATTTGAAGGCCTGAAGAAAGACGCTGAAGCTGCTCAAGATCAGATCGCTGAATGGCAGAAAGAGTATGATTCAGTTGAGGATGTGATTATGGAGCTGGCGGAGACCTCAAAGTTTATGAAAGATTTAAAGGCTGAGATTGAAGAGCTGCCGGAACTACCCTCAGGATTTGAATCAGCCGATGAATTTATCGAAAAGGTAGAATCACTGGACCGGGAGATTCGAGATGTAGAACAAAAAATCAGCGAGAAAAAAATTGAGAAGGCCAATCTTGAAAAAGATGCACCGGATACCTCTTCCGAAGAGCTGGAAAAAATGAAGGAAGAGGCCGAATCAGAGTTTGAAAGGATACATAAAGAAGGCGAAACCCTTGCCAGGGTACGGGAGCGCACCCAAAACCTGCTGGAGTCAATGGACGCAAATACCTACAGCGGCCTTGAAAAGAGTTTCCTGAACTGGCTACAAAAGATGGTTAAAGGCCGTTTTGAAGAAATTCAGATGAATGGCGATTTGCCGTCCACATTTACAACTGATGATTGCCGTCCGCTCACTTACAGCCTGCTATCACACGGAACAAAAGATACGGTTGCGCTGGCCTGGCGCTTTGCTCTTACTGAACATTTTCTTCAGGATCAGTCTGGATTTATCATCTTAGACGATCCGATGGTGGATATGGACCCGGATCGAAGAGAGCTTGCTTCCAATGCGATTGAAGAGTTTTCCAAAGAACAGCAGGTATTGGTGATGACGTGTCATCCGGAGCATGGGGAGTTATTGAAACATCAAACACATGTTGAAATTCAGAGCTGA
- a CDS encoding helix-turn-helix domain-containing protein: protein MSLHVNIEKLIKGEVVETGRIEYKSGWNPESVIHSMCAFANDINNLGGGYIVTAS from the coding sequence ATGTCATTACACGTTAACATAGAAAAACTGATCAAAGGCGAAGTAGTGGAAACGGGCCGGATTGAATATAAATCCGGATGGAACCCGGAAAGTGTAATCCACAGCATGTGTGCATTTGCGAATGACATCAACAATCTGGGTGGCGGGTATATTGTCACTGCTTCTTAA